The sequence CTGGCCTGTTCAAGCAGGTGCTGCTTTAGACGAAGATCCCTCACCACCTGAATCCGCATCGTGAACAATTTGCAAACACTCCTTGACATGGGCTTCACCTACGCACAGCAAGCACCATGTGTGATGGGAATCGCTTCCCCACATGACAGATAATGTTTAAACCCTGGTGAGAGCATCTCTAGGGAAATACTTCAACTAAAGCTAACTAACAAAAAATCTAACACACACTATACTAAGGATACTAATTAACTATATACAAACTAAAAAAAGTCACTAAGAAATAGAGaagttgtgaggttgggaaccaCATGgagctctgactccagccacagctgataagaaggaactgaggggagtcACGGCAGCGCTAACTCATAAAGCCAGGGGAGGGTTTATGAGTACCTGTCTCTTATGGGTACTGCTAAACAAAATTCTCCAGCTCCAGTGCGctgggcacacagacacctaagcagaatacacagctgcatctactcaaaAAAAGAACCCTCCTGATGCAACAAGACGTGGATAATGTTGCACACAATATAAGCACTGTACTTCGGTTACTGCAAAGGATTCAATACATTAAAGGACTACCTTGTAAGTTCCCATTAGGAGATCGTCCTCATTTTCACAGCCTTCAGCTGTAACAAAATGTTCAACTGTCTGCCATTCTTTGTTGTGTCCTTTGTGAAAACATAAACGTGTGCCTGatgtttggaagaaaaaaaaaaaaaaaaaaggtcagtaAGTTTCTGTCAAAAGAAGGagctgttatttaaaaaaaaaaaaaaaaaagatcctacAATGAATGCCAtgttaccttttaaaaaacagtgcCAAACAGTTGAGGGCCAAGAGTGGCACCATCCTAGATCATCGTCGTCTGAAAGCGACGACATgcagaaaataccagactctgATTCACTACTTGCctattcagaaaacaaaaatatataaatgattTAGCAAATATCTTTAGGtctaattctgaaaatatttatgcatgtgcttaacttttacaCACTGACTTCAAGCTGAGGATTCTAAAATGAGGATTCCTTGGAAACAGGGATACAAAGGCTCAAGGGAAGGGGAGCAAATCTGAACCAGTGCTCAATTTCATGCTTGTCTATTTGAGGAACAGAGCCATCACCTTTCTGGCCAAGGTCTAGACGCCATTTTTTTCACAACCCTTCGACTCCATTCCTCAGTCAGCTACAGGGAACACTTTTGCAATACCCAACGCATCCCATTATCCCACAATGTGCCTAAATGTGTTGTCAGTCTCCAGGGCCTCATACTCTTTCCACtaaagccaatgagagttttgccacggAGTTTAGTGGGAACAGCATCAGACCCAAAGACGAACAGACAGCAGTTAGAGCTAAGAAACACACATGGCAATCTATGTTCCCTGTAGAGCCACGCAGCAAGCTCTCAAGGGTtgtgcaggcaggcagggagaggtgcccctTCCTTGGCCCAGCCCAGTTCCGccagagctgctggggagaggagctcCTCCCTCAGCTTAGCACAGCCCCACTGGAGAGAGGCACCCAGCCCCCGACCcggcccagctctgctgctgcagttggggagaggtgcctctcacCCGACCCCGAGCTGCTGTGGCTATAGAGGGCTAGGAGTAGGGGGAGAGGAAGTCCCATAGCAGCCTACGCCCCAaaccccccatcccagagcccgtactccttgcacctcaaccctctgccctagccctgagtcccctcctacaccccaatctcctcatccccaccccacagcatgtgccaccaaccagagccctcaccccccaccccaaccctctgccccagccctgagccccttcccacactccgaacccgtCAGCCCCACCCctaccacatgaattttgttatgtgcaccaatatgaccatggtcatattggtgcacataacaaaattcaatctgcacatggacataaaaaattagagggaacaccaATGGCAATGTAGACCATGATCTTGAGGCTGGTCCTTTGTTCATATCTTTAAGGGTTTGGGGCATCGCTTCTTTCACAATACCAACACATGTAGGATCAAAATACAATAATTAAATAAGAACTTATTATTTCCTCCTCTGCATTTCCTATTACACCTACTCTGTATATGTTTtaaattgtaatctctttgggtaACAGACTTATTTTTGTCTCGGGTACAAGCTAGTGATAAAAAAATGATAATGGGGAATCTAGCTTACAATAGGAAGGATTTTAGGAATGTATACATTTTATTCTTGTACTTTCTTCTGTTTCTGAAAACTTTTGTCTACCTGTCCTGATTCTTCACATAATTTAACAAGCATTTCAGGACAACTCACCCTTTCATGTCTGACTGGTGTTTCATCTAAGTGATGCTTAGAGAAGCTAGAATCACTCTTTGGGGATCCTGGTGGAGGACGTGCATAGGAATGTAAACTTTTGCTTGTTGCTATTATATGAACAGGAGATGAtctacaatgaaaaattaatttttattaaaataaaacttggTATTTTGGCATCACAAGATTATGCTATTACTCTAAATAGATTTTcttttacaattatttttcatATAGAAATTTCAATCCAAAAGACAATACtctttgtctacagccaaactttGTGTGTAAACATCTTGCCTGTGTTAACATTTTACACACAGACAGACGTATACACACAACTTTCCCTTACACACAGTTGAATTTATCATTAAACCATTCCATCCAAAATAGGCAGACATTTAGCACATTGTGTAGGAGCAATTTAATACCCATGTTTAGTGATTTAACTCGGGTTCTTAAGCTTTTATATATGCAGCCATTAGGCAATCTGCCCTAGTGACTGCATATATAAGCCATAAGCCATCCCATCTACCATACCCCATAAAAGTCTTCACACTTTCATCACACAATTATTTGCAGTTTTTCTTCCGGAATTATGACTTTAGTCCATACCTTTCCTTAGCGTCTCAGCCAATTTCTAATACAACCAGGTATGCATGACAATAACAATgcagaaagtttttaaaaagtgacaagaTCATTCCTTACCCAAATGAGAAGTTACCCTAAAAATACAATATATTGCCACAGTTCTGCTGCTGCGGCATCATTCCCACACTTACATGTGGGAGGACTGGCGCTGCATAGACCGGAGAGCCATAAGAAACAAGCCAACACCCCAGACTCCAACTAAACCCACAGAGCAGCTTTCAATCTAAGCACCCTTTGCCACAAGTCTGGTTGGCTCTCATGCTATGCTTCCACTACTTGTGACacaaggtatgtctacagtgcaactGGGAGGtatgattgcagcacatgtagaaaTACTCAAGCatgctttgatctagctagatcaaTGCTAGTTTGGATaggtctacacatgctgcaatcacacctcccgaTTGCAGTGCAGATATACCTATAGTCTCTCATACAGCTGCACAGCAGGACGAGTATATTGTGACCTCTTTGTGGTGAGAGACTGCCTAGCACTGTTCAACTTCATTCCATATAGACAATTATGAAGCTGCTGCAATAGgctctaaaacaggggtggggaaactacagcccgggggccacatccggccctccagatgttttaatccacccctcaagctcctgctggggagtgaggtccggggcttgccctgctctgacACTCCAGCCGGGAAGCGCGGTCAGGCGTTTGCCCTGCTCTGCACGTGCCGTGGGTCCGCACAGCTCTCGgaagcagcatgtcccccctctggctcctacacgtaggggcaaacagggggctccgcacgctgcccccgccccaagcgtgactcacacagctcccattggccgggaaccacggccaatgcgagctgcaggggtggcacctgcggatgGGACAGTGGGCAGAGCCACTGGCTACGCCTCCCAGTAGGAGCCGGAGgcgggacatgctgctgtttccaggAGTTGCCTGAGGTAaacgctgcctggagcctgcacccctaaccccttctgttgccccaaccccctgccccaggcttgatccccttcccgccctccaaaccccttggtcccagcccggagtcccctcccacaccctgaagtcctcatttctggccccaccccaacccccaatttcgtgagcattcatggcctgccatacaatttccatacccagatgtggcccttggaccaaaaagtttgcccacccctgctctaaaaagAGTCCCATACTGTATTCTGGGAAAGGAATGTGGCTATCATGCAGGAATGGAAAGATCAAAAACACGGTTAAAATAGGGaatgttcagagcttcagttggGACACAGAGCCCTCTGAGGAATAAAGGAAATGTCTGTAACAACAAACAATATTGCATATTTCAGAACTAAAAGAACCAAAATGAATGCCTGTACCTATTATAAAAAGAACACTGCATGAGAGGACTCTGTGGACTAGTGGCTATGTTTGCCAGTTCTGTCAACCAGTTCACCCCATTCTCACAAGAATAAGCACTTTCTGAATTGTTATTTGAGGTATGCTGGTTCCATGAAGGCCCTGAATATTCTTGATGTGAAACATCTGTACCAAGCTGAAAGAGCGCAGTTGGGGTAGAATCGGTCTGAACAGCCTGTAGTTCAGGAAGATCATCTACAAACAAGTGCACAAGAAATCACGCTTATTTCCATGGCTGAATTTTACTTTACAATAGTGGATAAAAGAATCTGTGGTGAACAAAAGGAGAAGGGACACAGTAACTTAAAAAACTTCTAAATAGCAATTATCTGTGCTTCTCAAACCCCTTTATCACATCTATATTACTTATACAGAGCTGCAGACATGACAGTATAGAATGCCTCTCTAAATTCCTATTTTTTACTTTTAGgcaataattttaataaaaaaattaaactgaacaGATCCTTTCAAAGATCAAGTTATGAGTACaaataaatacacacaaaatGTGGTTCTGATAGCAGATGCAGTATTTTTAAGGTTTAATTAGACCAACATTTGGGGGGGAAACAGCATCAGTCTGAGCCTGATGAATCAGTAAATTAAGTTACTGTGCATCTTTACACTACACCACTTAAAATGTTCAATGAATATCAAGCACTACAATCTATCTGCTTTAACAGGAAAGCCTCTACAAAATGCTGAACATCCAGGGCTATTTCTGTCGAAGTTTCACAGCTAATCTGGAGAAACATATTTCAGAAGCCATGAATGTAGCAGTTATTCATATATATGACCAGCAGCCTACACATTTTACATATTAAACATTCTTGCGAAAGCAGACTCCCCCATTTGTTATTTAAGTTCTTACTGCAGACAATATACACTCTACTCCTGTGTAATTTAATAACATTATTGTACTTCATGTACTGAACTACTGTGTAACTTCATATAACCTGAATAtatgaatatttattaaatattttactgaTTACACATTATTCAATGATTTATATACTGCTTTTCTTGAGCATAATAGCAATGAAGCTGAATGTTCCTCTAGGCCAGAATCTGCATTTGGACTTGGACCTGGGAGATGAGATGTGAAGCTCTGTCTGTGTACTTCTTCCCTAACAAAAAGAACTTCACTGGAAGTTGTGAGCAGAAACTTACAGCCCAGAGTTAAGAAAGAAAGTTTCTGTCAACATCTGCTTGTACGTGAATGTGGCAGGAGCTGGGGATGGGCTAAACAGGGAAACCATTGTGCCTCAGAACTGTAATATGGCATGATACATCAACTATAATACTATGCATATTTCCTGTACTAATAAAAAACACAAGTAAACGTAGAAAGAGGAAAATTCTGTCTGCTTCTGTTGTTACTCCATGTGTGTAACTTGCATGGACTTCAATAGGAATTTCACACATGGAGCAGCTACAGAACTAGGCCCTTTATGTAGCTTTTAGAAAACTATTAAATTCTTTACCAAGCTCCATGTGCTCATCACAGGATGCATATCCAGGAGAAGATGGCAGGTTCTCATTACATTTCAGTAACTCCAATGACTCACTCATCCCTGAAGTTCTCTTGTCCACTACAAACAGGAGTTTCTGTACTGCATTAGGCATTTGATTCGTCTTCACTTCCCACACCATGTTAGGATGCTTCAAATTTTCTGACTTTGAAAAGACACAAGATTACACGCATAAAAATTATGAAACATTAGGTGTGTTATGTAGCTCCATATACAAATTGTTGCCTTATCACCAAGCCCTCCCTTATCCAAAAATCTTATCTACAACTTCTAACTTCTTGTATTACCAAAATGCTTAGTTATAGTGGAGAACAAAAAGCCAATTTAGTAAGTTTCATTACACATTTCAATTGCATTGACTGcttgttttcttcatttcctaGAATCTTGGTGCtgtaacatttaaaacaaaaggaatattACTAAATGTTAGTACCAACTGTGAGAGGAACAGGTGGTTATTCTGCACAACTGCTGTTCCCTAAAGATTAGAAAACTTTCTTTTTTAGCTGTAATAATTTGGTGTATTTACTGATCTTTCAGGTAATGACGGACTAAAGCTACTGTAACAGGATTCACGGCTACTTTCAAAAAATATCACTGAAAAGGTAATCATGGGTGTTTTATAACAGGGCAGAATACAAGGAAATGGATAACTGACAAAGAAAATTCCAAGACACAAGAAAATTAAATGTGCGCCCCATATGCACTATAATATTTTGAAGAATAATCTTCCCTCTGCTCTACGTATACAGAAAACTGCCATCTGATGGTTAGGCAGGTTGTGGTTGAGATTATCGCAATTCATTGGCTATCACCTGTGCACGCAGCAAGTCTGTGCTAAAATAGCCTATTTTTGTTACCATACCCTCGTATACGCTTGTTTCATCCACTTCACACCCTGTCTTTTAGATTGTATACTCTTTGGGCTGACTGCTATTTactatgtacagtgcctagtacaatggggccctgacctggCTGAGGCCTCTacatgctaccacaatataaataataaaaaccgacaataataataatagggaagattttcaaaggcatacaGGACAGTTAAGCCTAACTCTCCCatttgttcctttgaaaatctcccacaAACAAACAGACTTCCGCTACCACAATGAAATTATTTGACACTATTGCACACGTCTTATTTTCATTTATGGCCGGTTTTGGTGTGTCTACTAAGTCATTAATGTTTTCTTTAGTGGGGAAACACAATGGCAGAGGTACTTTTGGGGCCATGAGTATTCTTCAccatttattaattaattattatttatattactgtagcaccaTTTCAAGCTGAGGAGAGCTAAACAGGACTTCTAATTGCCTCATATACATTCAACACAAAGGATAGCAAAATAATGCCCTGTGGTATTCTGCATAAGAGGGACTTCAGAAGCAGAAGAACAACTGCCAATAACTACCCACAGGGAGGTTTCATTTAAGGCCTGAGCCAGCTatcactggagtcagtgggagtcttttcattgacttcaatcagaCTTGTACAATGCTATTAAAAAGCTGCACAGCCACATGAGCAATACTATCCACCTTTACCAGAAACGACATCTGTGTCAGCAACACTTTGAAGTCAACAGCATCAAGGACTTACACTCCCAAACTTCTCCTCATACTTTAGTATATAGCTATCCCTTATTCAGCCAAACAGGCATAGCAAAATGCAAGGAAGCACATTACTACTGCTGTTCAGCTCTCATCAGTTCAAACCCCACAACAGTTTCACCACGAATGTCACAGAAAGGAAAACACAGAAGCTAactataaattaaaaagaaaaataaacaattaGTAAAAATTAGTATTTGTATTCCTATTGGAAGAATTTTCTTGAAAGCATGGCCCGCTGCATTATCTCCATTGAGGACAGTAGAAATGAAGAACATCAGACTAGTGGAATGCTTAGTTTCAGGAAGGCTGCCTTGAGGAACAGTTTTCTTCATTCTATCATCTGTGAACAAAATGAATGCCCATCAACTATATGGACCAGCTGGATCAGGGCTTGgatgcctaactttagacacctaTCTCTGAAAATGGCATATAGCTCTAGCTGTGATTACTGATTACTACCATCTACTTAAAGTTATAAAGCGGCATGCTCATATTTTAGTAAAACTCTATACTTTAATCAAATGCTCAGTGACAGAAACTTGTACATAATACCAATTTGTAAGACTTTTAAAAGGatttctctaaaaaaaaaaaaaaaagaatttttctcATATGATGTGAagggagaagaagaaaggagTACTttataaatcatgccaaacccaATGATAAAGATCACCACCAAAAGCTGTCCAAGGTGACAGCTGTCTTTTGACAACTTATGCTAATAATGGTCTGCTGCTACTGAATGATTTGCTCTGTCCTACACACCTGTTGACAGATTATTAGTGGAATGATTGAGATTAACACCTCTAAAAGATGTGGCTAGTCTAAGGAACCCATTAGCATCCTCATGATtttaccagtgtagacaagccattatTATTTGATATCACACAGCTGGGAAGCGCCAACACCCTTAATTTGGTTAAAAAGAATTTGTATATGAAAAAAATCAACTCAAAGACATCTGTGCTGCACAACATATTTTAGTCCTGAATAGGCAAACTGGGATAgggaagaacaaacaaacaaacaaaaaaaaaggcgGGAGGGGAGAATCCGCTACTGTggcatgcaatttttaaaaaataccagctTTTTCAATCTAGTTATATCTAGTATTAAACAATAATTTGACTCAAATCTCCTAATCAACATTTTATCATCACCTTGCTCCCCCTCCAAATTTGTTCAGCTATGCATTCACATTTTCCCAAGTCAGTTATAATCTAATTACTCAGACTTGTGtagctgaaagcagaatttgttcTAACAGAGCTTTGGGTGTTCTCCAGGGGACTTCACAGTGAAACGGAGAAAGTGACCTATGTATATAAACATCATTATCTAAGTGCTACATGCAtcatgtcatttttattttaccatccctatttccttccttccttcattctattttctttctggcttttttCTCCCCATCCTCCATCTGGGTCTGGCCCTTCAtggggagctggggaaggaatCAGGACAAATCAGAGCACTATCCGTTCTTGAGGCtgttctctcttcttttctgtcTATGCCCTTCTTTTCCTCCCTTCCACCTAGTTTTGCTGTCCGTTGGGTTCTCTCTGcttccttcttctcttcttccatggatttgtttttttctc is a genomic window of Natator depressus isolate rNatDep1 chromosome 1, rNatDep2.hap1, whole genome shotgun sequence containing:
- the HBP1 gene encoding HMG box-containing protein 1 isoform X2, giving the protein MSENLKHPNMVWEVKTNQMPNAVQKLLFVVDKRTSGMSESLELLKCNENLPSSPGYASCDEHMELDDLPELQAVQTDSTPTALFQLGTDVSHQEYSGPSWNQHTSNNNSESAYSCENGVNWLTELANIATSPQSPLMQCSFYNRSSPVHIIATSKSLHSYARPPPGSPKSDSSFSKHHLDETPVRHERASSESESGIFCMSSLSDDDDLGWCHSWPSTVWHCFLKGTRLCFHKGHNKEWQTVEHFVTAEGCENEDDLLMGTYKDYGSDGLKLISHEESISFGESVLKLTFDPGTVEDGLLTVECRLDHPFYVKNKGWSSFYPSLTVVQHGIPCCEMHIGDLCLPPGHPDAINFDDSGVFDTFKSYDFTPMDSSAVYVLSSMARQRRASLSCGGSGSQDFERSECSKNCVSDGSSQLSSSSLCSKAGKSHSSGTASTMSATSPNKCKRPMNAFMLFAKKYRVEYTQMYPGKDNRAISVILGDRWKKMKNEERRMYTLEAKALAEEQKRLNPDCWKRKRTNSGSQQH